From Chryseobacterium shandongense, the proteins below share one genomic window:
- a CDS encoding OsmC family protein translates to MKITLNRINDDFLFECTNAQGNSILLDNTTQPGAKGVSPMESVLMAVAGCSGIDVVSILKKQRQEITDFKAEVEGERIPVDDAKPFKSIKVKFLLEGTIDPKKAQKAAQLSFEKYCSVSKTLEPTVEIGYEVWVNGDIVQP, encoded by the coding sequence ATGAAAATAACACTTAACAGAATCAACGACGATTTTTTATTTGAATGTACCAATGCTCAGGGAAATTCAATTCTTCTCGATAATACAACACAACCGGGCGCAAAAGGTGTTTCGCCTATGGAAAGTGTTCTGATGGCTGTTGCAGGCTGCAGCGGGATTGATGTGGTTTCCATCCTGAAAAAGCAAAGGCAAGAAATTACGGATTTTAAAGCTGAGGTGGAAGGGGAAAGAATTCCTGTCGATGATGCAAAACCTTTCAAATCCATCAAAGTAAAATTTTTGCTGGAAGGAACTATTGATCCTAAAAAAGCTCAGAAAGCAGCCCAGCTGTCTTTTGAAAAATATTGTTCTGTTTCCAAAACCCTTGAACCTACTGTAGAAATAGGATACGAAGTCTGGGTTAACGGAGATATCGTTCAGCCTTAA